From a region of the Acidimicrobiales bacterium genome:
- a CDS encoding class I SAM-dependent methyltransferase has translation MRLGPVLRSADGSSISLAPSRWRGQPTLAEERILAEVAGPALDVGCGPGRHVLALARRGVLALGIDISPVAVSVARDRGADVLQACVFRPLPLQGAWRTVLLLDGNIGIGGCPATLLRRTGQLLAAGGRALVEVDPPGTSTGQMRVRVEHGAVRGPWFAWARVAASRLPHIAESAGLDVSAVWDSGGRWFARLDRHPEGGEHAHDADRRHDGCVGCGSGTGADDWAIALAEGACA, from the coding sequence ATGAGGCTCGGTCCGGTCCTCCGCAGTGCCGACGGGTCATCCATCTCGCTGGCGCCGAGCCGCTGGCGCGGTCAACCGACCCTCGCGGAGGAGAGGATCCTGGCCGAGGTCGCGGGACCAGCGCTCGACGTGGGATGCGGGCCCGGTCGCCATGTCCTGGCCCTGGCGAGAAGGGGGGTGCTCGCACTGGGGATCGACATCTCCCCGGTCGCGGTCAGCGTCGCTCGTGACCGGGGCGCCGACGTGCTGCAGGCATGCGTCTTCCGGCCGCTCCCGCTGCAGGGAGCCTGGCGGACCGTGCTGCTGCTGGACGGCAACATCGGCATCGGCGGGTGTCCGGCGACGCTGCTCCGTCGCACCGGGCAGCTCCTCGCGGCCGGAGGCCGTGCGCTGGTCGAGGTCGATCCGCCCGGCACCTCTACCGGCCAGATGCGGGTACGGGTCGAGCACGGCGCGGTCCGTGGACCGTGGTTCGCCTGGGCCCGGGTGGCGGCCTCCCGCTTGCCGCACATCGCCGAGTCCGCGGGCCTGGACGTGTCTGCCGTCTGGGATTCCGGGGGTCGTTGGTTCGCCCGGCTCGATCGCCACCCGGAGGGTGGCGAGCACGCCCACGATGCCGACCGGCGTCACGATGGATGCGTCGGGTGCGGCTCGGGCACCGGTGCCGACGATTGGGCGATCGCGCTGGCGGAAGGAGCATGTGCATGA
- a CDS encoding DUF2064 domain-containing protein, giving the protein MHVLVMAKAPEPGRVKTRLCPPCDPVEAAALAEAALVDTCEAVAGCGAQRKVLALEGEPGCWLPPGFEVIAQRGRTLDERLAHAWIDTGGAGIQIGMDTPQVTSAALDEALGSLAAGSKTAVLGPALDGGWWAIGLDHPDPRVFLGLPMSTPYTGAAQRRRLRALGHRVVELPTLRDVDHIEDAVAVASEVPGSRFAAALAGIARPGELAARSA; this is encoded by the coding sequence GTGCACGTGCTCGTGATGGCGAAGGCACCGGAGCCGGGCCGGGTCAAGACCCGGCTGTGCCCACCGTGTGATCCGGTCGAGGCTGCGGCTCTGGCCGAGGCCGCCCTCGTCGACACGTGTGAGGCCGTTGCCGGGTGCGGCGCCCAGCGCAAAGTCCTGGCCCTCGAGGGGGAGCCCGGCTGCTGGCTGCCGCCGGGGTTCGAGGTGATCGCCCAGCGGGGGCGGACGCTCGACGAACGTCTGGCGCACGCTTGGATCGACACCGGCGGGGCCGGAATCCAGATCGGCATGGACACCCCCCAGGTGACGTCGGCGGCCCTGGACGAGGCGCTCGGGTCGCTGGCCGCGGGCTCGAAGACCGCTGTCCTCGGGCCGGCCCTCGACGGGGGGTGGTGGGCGATCGGTCTCGACCACCCCGACCCTCGGGTGTTCCTCGGCCTGCCGATGAGCACGCCATACACCGGCGCGGCCCAGCGTCGGCGCCTGCGGGCCCTGGGGCATCGGGTCGTCGAGCTGCCCACGCTGCGCGACGTGGACCACATCGAGGACGCCGTGGCCGTGGCGAGCGAGGTCCCGGGCTCGCGCTTCGCCGCCGCGTTGGCGGGCATCGCCCGACCCGGAGAGCTGGCGGCTCGTTCCGCATGA
- a CDS encoding glycosyltransferase family 2 protein: MTVQVVLPVLNEAEALPWVLQRMPRGYEPLVVDNGSTDGSAEVARRAGAEVVSEVRPGFGWACFAGLVAASSELVCIMDCDGSLDPLDLECVTAPVQADGADLVLGARHADRAAWPLHLRAANRALCVEVRRRTGVHLSDLGPMRAARRDALLSLGIADRRFGWPLEMVLRAGAAGWRVTEVPVRYRQRVGRSKVTGTLKGTVRAARDMGAALR; the protein is encoded by the coding sequence ATGACGGTGCAGGTCGTGCTCCCCGTGTTGAACGAGGCCGAGGCCCTGCCGTGGGTCCTGCAACGAATGCCGCGCGGCTACGAGCCGTTGGTGGTCGACAACGGCTCCACCGACGGCTCGGCCGAGGTCGCCCGCCGGGCGGGCGCCGAGGTCGTGTCCGAGGTCCGGCCCGGCTTCGGCTGGGCCTGCTTCGCCGGGCTGGTCGCGGCGTCGTCGGAGCTGGTCTGCATCATGGACTGCGACGGATCGCTCGACCCGCTCGACCTCGAGTGCGTGACCGCTCCGGTGCAAGCCGATGGAGCCGACCTGGTGCTCGGCGCCCGTCACGCCGACCGGGCCGCCTGGCCGCTGCACCTGCGGGCTGCCAATCGGGCGTTGTGCGTCGAAGTGCGGCGCCGCACCGGCGTGCACCTCTCGGACCTCGGCCCCATGCGGGCGGCGCGCCGCGATGCGCTCCTGAGCCTCGGTATCGCGGACCGTCGGTTCGGCTGGCCCCTCGAGATGGTGCTGCGGGCCGGGGCGGCGGGATGGAGGGTGACCGAGGTCCCGGTCAGGTATCGGCAGCGGGTCGGACGGTCGAAGGTGACCGGCACCCTCAAGGGGACGGTGCGCGCCGCGCGTGACATGGGGGCGGCCTTGCGATGA